In one Micromonospora polyrhachis genomic region, the following are encoded:
- a CDS encoding MDR family MFS transporter: protein MRTVQGWLAETFGGLPKTFWYLWTGTLINRLGSFVLILLAMYLTKERGFSESQAGLALGAWGVGGAVGTMLGGVLADRWGRRPTLLTAHLGAAVLMVALGFARDLPMVIAAALLLGFFAEGTRPAFSAMMIDVVPEKDRLRAFSLNYWAINVGFACAALLAGLAAKADYLLVFTIDAATILITALIIFVKVREPRRAAATATATKSGTKSSGNMLTPLRDRAFVSFMLLNFLIAMVFLQHISMLPIAMSDDGLSPTTFGSVIALNGVLIVLGQLFIPRLIKDRGRPQVLALAAVITGLGFGLTAFAGSAWLYAGTVLIWTMGEMLSSPSNSSLVAELSPAALRGRYQGVFSLSWQGASAFAPVLGGLTREHLGNSALWLGCAVVTGVAAVCYLSFGHVWERRAAVLRSVTATPLAPTTRAPESSTTDEEPLTAHPAPDATLPEIAANQQPPTSRLTSVP, encoded by the coding sequence ATGCGGACAGTACAGGGCTGGTTGGCGGAGACCTTCGGCGGGTTACCGAAGACATTCTGGTACCTCTGGACCGGGACGTTGATCAACCGACTCGGCTCGTTCGTCCTGATCCTCCTGGCCATGTACCTGACCAAGGAGCGCGGCTTCTCGGAGTCGCAGGCCGGTCTGGCGCTGGGCGCCTGGGGTGTCGGAGGTGCCGTCGGCACCATGCTGGGCGGGGTACTCGCCGACCGGTGGGGCCGTCGCCCCACCCTGCTCACCGCCCACCTCGGCGCTGCGGTGCTCATGGTGGCGCTCGGCTTCGCCCGGGACCTGCCGATGGTGATCGCCGCCGCGCTGCTCCTCGGTTTCTTCGCCGAGGGCACCCGGCCGGCGTTCAGCGCGATGATGATCGACGTGGTGCCGGAGAAGGACCGGTTGCGTGCCTTCTCGCTCAACTACTGGGCGATCAACGTCGGCTTCGCCTGCGCCGCGCTGCTGGCCGGGCTCGCCGCCAAGGCCGATTACCTGCTGGTCTTCACCATCGACGCGGCCACCATCCTGATCACCGCGCTCATCATCTTCGTCAAGGTCCGCGAACCGCGCCGGGCCGCAGCCACGGCCACGGCCACGAAGTCCGGTACGAAGTCCAGCGGCAACATGCTGACCCCGCTACGGGACCGGGCGTTCGTCAGCTTCATGCTGCTCAACTTCCTCATCGCGATGGTGTTCCTCCAGCACATCTCGATGCTGCCGATCGCGATGAGTGACGACGGCCTGAGCCCGACCACCTTCGGCTCGGTGATCGCACTCAACGGCGTACTGATCGTCCTCGGCCAGCTCTTCATCCCCCGGTTGATCAAGGACCGGGGCCGGCCCCAGGTGTTGGCGCTGGCGGCGGTCATCACCGGCCTCGGATTCGGGCTGACCGCCTTCGCCGGCAGCGCCTGGCTCTACGCCGGCACCGTGCTGATCTGGACGATGGGCGAGATGCTCAGCTCCCCGTCCAACTCCAGCCTGGTCGCGGAACTCTCCCCGGCCGCGCTGCGCGGTCGCTACCAGGGCGTCTTCTCCCTCTCCTGGCAGGGCGCGAGCGCGTTCGCCCCGGTGCTCGGCGGCCTGACCCGCGAACATCTCGGCAACTCTGCTCTCTGGCTCGGCTGCGCGGTGGTCACCGGCGTCGCCGCCGTCTGCTACCTGTCCTTCGGGCACGTCTGGGAACGGCGGGCGGCGGTTCTGCGTTCGGTGACCGCCACCCCGCTCGCTCCCACCACCCGGGCTCCGGAGTCGTCGACGACGGACGAGGAGCCATTGACGGCGCACCCCGCCCCGGACGCGACGCTGCCGGAGATCGCCGCCAACCAACAGCCGCCGACCAGCAGGCTCACCAGCGTCCCGTGA
- a CDS encoding phosphoglyceromutase, whose protein sequence is MTASARSEPVAGEGATVGTLVLLRHGESDWNAKNLFTGWVDVDLTAKGESEARRGGELLREHGLLPDVVHTSVLRRAIRTAELALNAADRHWIAVRRSWRLNERHYGALQGKNKKQTLDEYGEEQFTLWRRSYDTPPPPIADGDEWSQVGDPRYALLPPEVMPRTECLKDVVERMLPYWYDSIVPDILAGRTVLVAAHGNSLRALVKHLDQISDEAIAKLNIPTGIPLRYDLDASLSPLVTGGSYLDPEAAKEAAAAVANQGR, encoded by the coding sequence ATGACTGCGAGCGCGAGGAGTGAGCCCGTCGCGGGCGAGGGGGCCACGGTGGGGACCCTGGTCCTGCTGCGGCACGGCGAGAGCGACTGGAATGCCAAGAACCTCTTCACCGGCTGGGTCGACGTGGACCTGACCGCCAAGGGGGAGTCCGAGGCCCGGCGCGGCGGGGAACTGCTGCGCGAGCATGGGCTGCTACCCGACGTGGTGCACACCAGCGTGCTGCGGCGGGCCATCCGTACCGCCGAGTTAGCGCTGAACGCCGCCGACCGGCACTGGATCGCCGTCCGCCGGTCGTGGCGGCTCAACGAGCGGCACTACGGCGCCCTCCAGGGCAAGAACAAGAAGCAGACCCTCGACGAGTACGGCGAGGAGCAGTTCACCCTCTGGCGCCGGTCGTACGACACGCCGCCCCCGCCGATCGCCGACGGCGACGAGTGGTCCCAGGTGGGCGACCCGCGGTATGCGCTGCTGCCGCCCGAGGTGATGCCCCGCACCGAGTGCCTCAAGGACGTCGTCGAGCGGATGCTGCCCTACTGGTACGACTCGATCGTGCCGGACATCCTCGCCGGTCGTACCGTCCTGGTGGCGGCGCACGGCAACTCGCTGCGGGCACTGGTCAAGCACCTGGACCAGATCTCCGACGAGGCGATCGCCAAGCTGAACATCCCCACCGGCATCCCGCTGCGCTACGACCTGGACGCGTCGCTGAGTCCGCTGGTCACCGGCGGCAGCTACCTCGACCCGGAGGCCGCGAAGGAGGCCGCTGCCGCGGTCGCCAACCAGGGCCGCTGA
- the phoU gene encoding phosphate signaling complex protein PhoU — protein MRDEFRADLQIVSQLLVDMAEAVRAAMRKATKALLTADRDAAEAVIARDAEVDGLYRQVDDRVYDLLARQAPVASDLRTVVTALQVAADLERMGDLADHVAKTALRRHPSPAVPAELRGVFTEMAEVADRIAEKIAKVLSRPDADLAAELDRDDDAMDALHRELFAVLLHDDWPYGAETAIDGALLGRFYERYADHAVNAGRQVVYRVTGDTI, from the coding sequence ATGCGCGACGAGTTCCGGGCCGACCTACAGATCGTCAGCCAGTTGTTGGTGGACATGGCGGAGGCGGTACGGGCCGCGATGCGGAAGGCGACCAAGGCGCTGCTGACCGCGGATCGGGACGCCGCCGAGGCGGTGATCGCCCGGGACGCCGAGGTCGACGGTCTCTACCGACAGGTGGACGACCGGGTCTACGACCTGCTCGCCCGGCAGGCACCGGTCGCCTCCGACCTGCGTACCGTGGTGACGGCGCTCCAGGTCGCCGCCGATCTGGAGCGGATGGGTGATCTCGCCGACCACGTGGCGAAGACCGCACTGCGCCGGCACCCCTCGCCGGCGGTGCCGGCCGAACTGCGGGGTGTGTTCACGGAGATGGCCGAGGTCGCCGACCGGATCGCCGAGAAGATCGCCAAGGTGCTCTCCAGGCCCGACGCCGACCTCGCGGCCGAACTCGACCGGGACGACGACGCGATGGACGCCCTGCACCGGGAACTCTTCGCGGTGCTGCTGCACGACGACTGGCCGTACGGGGCGGAGACCGCCATCGACGGCGCCCTGCTCGGCCGTTTCTACGAGCGGTACGCCGACCACGCCGTCAACGCGGGCCGGCAGGTCGTCTACCGGGTCACCGGCGACACCATCTGA
- a CDS encoding sensor histidine kinase, giving the protein MSTAQTGPPEESSNRGRPAMASGRQVTLTNLGRKTIDALRVGVVVLDHDDSPILVNPAARAMGLLRAGGGPGTVAAHPIVRTLAGQVRRTGVRREIELDLPRGREGVSHDPLGVHLRAMGLGGGFVAVEASDATESHRVARVRRDFVANVSHELKTPIGALQLLAEALLDATEPALHATESALLDATKPTGADGGEVGPTPSEDVRAARRFAERIQHESTRLGRLVNELLELTRLQGAEPLPAPDPVAVDWVLAEVVDRTRTTATARRIEVTVSGQAGLTAYGSDSQLATAVANLVENAIAYSDEGTTVAVVTRGNVEHIEIAVTDQGPGIAPDDVERIFERFYRADQARSRTTGGTGLGLAIVKHIATNHGGRVEVSSTLGGGSTFTLRLPARPPDAFLPPTPPVEIETGPAEQSQI; this is encoded by the coding sequence ATCTCGACCGCTCAGACCGGGCCGCCCGAGGAGAGCAGTAACAGGGGAAGACCGGCGATGGCCAGCGGTCGGCAGGTCACCCTCACCAACCTGGGTCGTAAGACGATCGACGCGTTGCGGGTCGGAGTCGTGGTGCTCGACCACGACGACAGCCCGATCCTGGTCAACCCGGCCGCCCGTGCGATGGGTCTGCTCCGCGCCGGAGGCGGCCCAGGTACGGTCGCCGCGCACCCGATCGTCCGTACCCTGGCCGGCCAGGTGCGTCGCACGGGCGTGCGTCGCGAGATCGAACTCGACCTGCCCCGGGGCCGCGAGGGGGTTTCCCACGACCCGCTCGGCGTGCACCTGCGGGCGATGGGGCTGGGCGGTGGTTTCGTCGCCGTCGAGGCGTCGGACGCGACCGAGTCGCACCGGGTCGCCCGGGTACGGCGGGACTTCGTCGCCAACGTCAGCCACGAGCTGAAGACCCCGATCGGCGCGCTTCAACTGCTGGCCGAGGCCCTCCTGGACGCCACCGAGCCCGCCCTGCACGCCACCGAATCCGCCCTACTGGATGCCACCAAGCCAACTGGTGCGGATGGCGGGGAGGTGGGACCCACCCCGTCCGAGGACGTCCGGGCGGCCCGTCGGTTCGCCGAACGGATCCAGCACGAGTCGACCCGACTCGGTCGGCTGGTCAACGAACTGCTCGAACTGACCCGGCTTCAGGGGGCCGAACCACTACCCGCGCCCGACCCGGTCGCCGTTGACTGGGTGTTGGCCGAGGTGGTCGACCGGACCCGGACCACCGCCACCGCGCGCCGGATCGAGGTCACCGTCTCCGGGCAGGCCGGGCTCACCGCGTACGGCAGTGACAGCCAACTCGCCACGGCCGTGGCCAATCTGGTGGAGAACGCCATCGCCTACTCGGACGAGGGCACCACCGTCGCGGTGGTGACCCGCGGGAACGTCGAGCACATCGAGATCGCCGTCACGGACCAGGGCCCCGGTATCGCCCCGGACGACGTGGAGCGGATCTTCGAACGGTTCTACCGGGCCGACCAGGCCCGCTCCCGGACGACCGGCGGTACGGGGCTCGGGCTGGCCATCGTCAAGCACATAGCGACGAATCATGGCGGTCGAGTGGAAGTATCCAGCACTCTCGGGGGAGGATCGACGTTTACCCTGCGGCTGCCGGCACGTCCACCGGACGCCTTCCTGCCGCCAACGCCGCCTGTTGAGATCGAGACCGGTCCGGCCGAACAGAGCCAGATCTGA
- a CDS encoding response regulator transcription factor yields MSRVLVVEDEESFSDALSYMLRKEGFEVSVAATGPEALTEFDRTGADIVLLDLMLPEMSGTEVCRELRQRSRVPIIMVTARDSEIDKVVGLEIGADDYVTKPYSPRELVARIRAVLRRHSTEAADATPTLAAGPVRMDVERHVVTVDGSVVQLPLKEFELLELLLRNAGRVLTRGQLIDRVWGADYVGDTKTLDVHVKRLRSKIEPEPSAPRFIVTVRGLGYKFEP; encoded by the coding sequence TTGAGCCGCGTTCTTGTGGTTGAGGATGAAGAGTCGTTCTCCGATGCCCTCTCCTACATGCTGCGCAAGGAAGGGTTCGAGGTGTCCGTCGCGGCCACCGGGCCGGAGGCACTTACCGAGTTCGACCGGACCGGCGCGGACATCGTGCTGCTCGACCTGATGCTGCCTGAGATGTCCGGTACTGAGGTGTGTCGTGAGCTTCGGCAACGGTCGCGCGTGCCGATCATCATGGTCACCGCCCGGGACAGCGAGATCGACAAGGTGGTCGGGCTGGAGATCGGAGCCGACGACTACGTCACGAAGCCGTACTCGCCGCGCGAACTGGTGGCCCGGATCCGGGCGGTACTGCGTCGGCACTCCACCGAGGCGGCCGACGCCACCCCGACCCTGGCAGCCGGCCCGGTACGGATGGACGTCGAGCGGCATGTGGTGACCGTCGACGGCAGCGTCGTACAGCTTCCGCTCAAGGAGTTCGAGCTGCTGGAGTTGCTGCTGCGCAACGCCGGCCGGGTGTTGACCCGGGGGCAGCTCATCGACCGGGTCTGGGGGGCCGACTACGTCGGCGACACCAAGACCCTCGACGTACACGTCAAGCGACTGCGTTCCAAGATCGAGCCGGAGCCGTCCGCGCCGCGCTTCATCGTCACCGTCCGGGGGCTGGGCTACAAGTTCGAGCCGTGA
- a CDS encoding Ppx/GppA phosphatase family protein: MRLGVLDVGSNTVHLLVVEARPGAHPWPAHSEKSMPRLAERIGPDGALTPAGIDALVTAVAEAKASADRLDIEDLVAFATSAVRDATNSAWVLDRVRGETGVHLRVLSGADEARMTFLAARRWFGWSAGRLLVLDIGGGSLEGAAGIDEDPAVALSLPLGAGRLTREWLGPEPGGGAPSAKAVEDLREYVDAALRPMVTELTRVGWDRPVATSKTFRMLARLAGAAPSGAGLWVRRKLTRSDLRQVLDFTRHIPPARLVELDGVNAGRAPQLLAGAVVAETVMRRLGVQSLDICPWALREGMILDRLAHLAAP; the protein is encoded by the coding sequence ATGCGGCTGGGTGTGCTCGACGTCGGCTCCAACACGGTCCATCTGCTGGTGGTGGAGGCCCGTCCCGGTGCTCATCCGTGGCCCGCGCACTCGGAGAAGAGCATGCCGCGCCTGGCCGAACGGATCGGGCCGGACGGGGCGTTGACCCCGGCGGGCATCGACGCCCTGGTGACCGCGGTCGCCGAGGCGAAGGCGTCGGCGGACCGGCTGGACATCGAGGACCTGGTCGCGTTCGCCACGTCGGCGGTGCGGGACGCCACCAACTCGGCGTGGGTCCTGGACCGGGTACGCGGAGAGACCGGTGTGCACCTGCGGGTGCTCTCCGGTGCGGACGAGGCGCGGATGACCTTCCTCGCGGCCCGGCGCTGGTTCGGGTGGTCGGCCGGTCGGCTGCTGGTGCTGGACATCGGCGGCGGCTCGCTGGAGGGAGCGGCGGGTATCGACGAGGACCCCGCTGTGGCACTGTCGCTGCCGCTCGGTGCCGGGCGGTTGACCCGGGAATGGCTCGGGCCGGAACCCGGCGGGGGCGCGCCGTCGGCCAAGGCCGTCGAAGACCTTCGGGAGTACGTCGACGCGGCGCTGCGGCCGATGGTGACGGAGCTGACCCGGGTCGGCTGGGACAGGCCGGTGGCCACCTCGAAGACGTTCCGCATGTTGGCCCGGTTGGCCGGGGCGGCACCTTCCGGGGCGGGACTCTGGGTCCGACGGAAGCTGACCCGGAGTGATCTGCGTCAGGTGCTCGACTTCACCCGGCACATCCCACCCGCCCGACTGGTCGAGCTGGACGGGGTGAACGCCGGTCGGGCTCCCCAACTGCTGGCTGGTGCGGTGGTGGCCGAGACCGTCATGCGCCGGCTCGGCGTGCAGTCGTTGGACATCTGCCCGTGGGCGTTGCGGGAGGGCATGATCCTGGATCGGCTGGCGCACCTCGCCGCGCCGTGA